In the genome of Raphanus sativus cultivar WK10039 chromosome 4, ASM80110v3, whole genome shotgun sequence, one region contains:
- the LOC108848445 gene encoding binding partner of ACD11 1, whose product MSMMTTVKVSNVSLGATDRDLKEFFSFSGDILYLETLSETERSKLAYVTFKDLQGAETAVLLSGATIVDSSVIVTMAPDYQLSPEALASLEPKESSKSPRAGDSVLRKAEDVVSSMLAKGFILGKDAIAKAKSVDEKHQLTSTASAKVASLDKKLGFTDKINTGTVVVGDKVREVDHKYQVSEKTKSAIAAAEQTVSNAGSAIMKNRYVLTGATWVTGAFNKVAKAAEEVGQKAKEKVGMAEEEDKRKVVDEFARVHLSESPKAPSSKDEDVHEPKRSESPEPKESEHHEPQQPQPQQQQQSPPPVAPAQP is encoded by the exons ATGTCG ATGATGACAACTGTCAAAGTGAGCAATGTTTCTCTAGGAGCAACCGATCGTGACCTCAAGGAGTTCTTTTCCTTCTCTGGCGACATTCTCTACCTCGAGACCCTCAG CGAGACAGAACGGTCCAAATTGGCTTATGTCACTTTCAAGGATCTACAAGGAGCTGAAACTGCTGTTCTTCTCTCG gGAGCAACGATTGTTGATTCTTCGGTCATTGTCACTATGGCTCCTGATTACCAACTCTCTCCTGAGGCTTTAGCTTCCTTG GAGCCCAAGGAAAGCAGCAAGTCTCCCCGTGCAGGTGACTCCGTGTTGAGAAAAGCCGAAGATGTTGTCAGCAGCATGCTCGCAAAGGGCTTCATTCTAGGCAAAGACGCAATCGCCAAAGCCAAGAGCGTTGACGAGAAACACCAGCTTACATCCACTGCATCCGCCAAAGTCGCATCTCTCGACAAGAAACTCGGTTTCACCGACAAGATCAACACCGGAACGGTCGTGGTGGGTGATAAAGTCAGGGAAGTTGATCACAAGTACCAAGTCTCCGAGAAGACCAAATCAGCGATCGCTGCAGCTGAGCAGACGGTGAGCAACGCGGGGTCGGCTATAATGAAGAACCGGTATGTTCTCACGGGTGCCACGTGGGTCACCGGAGCTTTCAACAAAGTGGCCaaggctgctgaagaagttggACAAAAGGCCAAAGAGAAAGTTGGTATGGctgaggaagaagacaagaggAAAGTGGTTGATGAGTTTGCTAGAGTTCACTTGTCTGAATCACCAAAGGCGCCATCATCTAAGGATGAAGACGTACATGAACCAAAACGCTCTGAATCTCCTGAACCAAAAGAATCTGAACATCACGAGCCCCAGCAGCCGCAGccgcagcagcagcaacagtcTCCTCCACCTGTGGCTCCGGCTCAACCTTGA